The following are encoded in a window of Candidatus Hydrogenedens sp. genomic DNA:
- the folB gene encoding dihydroneopterin aldolase, translating into MMELFDKIHIRDLQVRCIIGIEPDERREKQDILINLILYTDCRTAGISDDIKDALDYKKVKKTILKSIENSSFFLIERMAEEIANICLSFEKVKGVTVIVDKPGVLRFSRSVAVEITRMKK; encoded by the coding sequence ATGATGGAATTATTTGATAAAATTCATATTCGTGATTTACAAGTCCGTTGTATTATTGGAATTGAACCCGATGAAAGAAGAGAAAAACAGGATATTTTAATAAATTTAATCCTCTATACAGACTGTAGAACGGCTGGAATATCAGATGACATTAAAGATGCATTAGATTATAAAAAAGTAAAGAAAACCATCTTAAAATCAATTGAAAACTCTTCTTTTTTTCTTATAGAACGAATGGCAGAAGAAATCGCAAATATTTGTTTATCATTCGAGAAAGTAAAGGGAGTTACTGTAATAGTAGATAAACCGGGTGTCCTTCGTTTTTCCAGAAGTGTTGCCGTAGAAATTACTCGGATGAAAAAATGA